TGATGGATGCGACAGGCTGTCTGTGGTCGATGAAACGTCTGACTTTCATTCTGTTGGAGTGGAGGCATCAGGGAAGGCTGCAGGGCTTGGCTCAATAAGGTATGCAAATATGGTGATGTTTGGTGCACTCCTCAGAAAAACCGTTATCTCAGACCTTTCCAGGGCTGAAAAGGGCCTCAGGGCACTGGTATCTGAAAGACACCTTGCACTTATTCCGGGAAATCTTGAGGCGATAAAAGTTGGTTATGAGTTATAAAAAGCCTGCAAACCGTAAATCCTTACGAATCAGAAAGGCCGCCACACGGGACGTAAGGGAGATACATCGTCTCGTTAATTCTTTTGCAAAGAGGGAACAGATGTTGCCGCGCTCACTCAACGAGATATATGAAACCCTCAGAGATCATATTGTATGTGAAGATGATGGTGGTGACGTAACAGGTGTTTGTGCATTACATATACTCTGGGAGGACCTTGCAGAAATAAGGTCCCTGGCTGTAAAGGCGGATGTCCAGAGGCAGGGCACAGGAAAAAGACTGGTAAAAAGCTGTATTTCTGAGGCAAAACGGCTCGGCATAGAACGCATCTTTGTTCTTACCTACAATCCTGATTTTTTCCGGTCCCTCGGGTTTGTCGATATAGACAAGTCGGAGTTACCGCAAAAAATATGGGGAGACTGTCTCAGATGTCATAAGTTTCCGGAGTGTGATGAGTTTGCCTTGATTAAGAAGGTGT
The Nitrospirota bacterium genome window above contains:
- a CDS encoding N-acetyltransferase encodes the protein MSYKKPANRKSLRIRKAATRDVREIHRLVNSFAKREQMLPRSLNEIYETLRDHIVCEDDGGDVTGVCALHILWEDLAEIRSLAVKADVQRQGTGKRLVKSCISEAKRLGIERIFVLTYNPDFFRSLGFVDIDKSELPQKIWGDCLRCHKFPECDEFALIKKV